The DNA sequence ACAATGCCCACGCCCGCGACGACAAGACCGACCTTCGAATCGACCTTCTTGGTCATCTTGTAGGTCAGGGCGATCTGCTTCAGTCGCCCGGGGTTCTCGGATGTTTCCTTCCTCGCCATATGGCGAAGTTTACGTGTCCTGCGGGCCGGGGGCCGCCGCGGCCTCCAGGACCGCGGTCTCCAGGAGGTGCTGGGCCTCGCGCCGGTCCTTGGCCCGGCGGCGGTCCTCCAGGACCGCGGTCCACGCGTTGCGGCGGGCGGTGCGCTGGCCGCCGCGCAGCAGCAGGCGTTCCAGGGCCAGCAGCGCGCCCGTCACCGAGGGCGGCCGGACGGCCAGCGTGGAAGGCAGGGCGGAGAAGGAGTGCGCGGCGGTCGCCGTCGTCGCGCGGGCGGGCGCGGCCTGCATGTCGTGTCCTCTCGTGGGCGGAAGGGTGAGAGGTGGGGGAGCGGGCGGAGCGGTCGGTGCGAGCGGTGCTTTCGTGCGCGGTTGTGCTCGTGTACAAGTCTGACAGGGGTACGACTGTTCGTGCGCACATCGTTACCCACCGGTGTTACCGGCGCGTGACGGGCTGGTCAAAGACTATGAAACGTTGACGCGGCCCGACCGGGGCCTCCCGGGCGGGAAGGGGGGCCGGTCGGGCCGCGTCGGACGACAAGACGACAGGGGGCGCTTACGCCGCCGCCTCGCTCCGCTTCTCGATCGCCTGGCGGTACAGCCGCCCCGCCCGGTACGACGAGCGGACCAGCGGACCCGACATCACGCCGGCGTAGCCGATCTCCTCGGCCTCCTGCTGGAGCTCCACGAACTCCTGCGGCTTCACCCACCGCTCCACCGGGTGGTGGCGCGGCGACGGGCGCAGGTACTGGGTGATCGTGATGAGTTCGCAACCCGCCTCGTGGAGGTCGCGGAGGGCCTGGGTGATCTCCTCGCGCTCCTCGCCCATGCCGAGGATCAGGTTGGACTTCGTCACCAGGCCGGCCTCGCGGGCCTTGGTGATGACCTCCAGCGAGCGCTCGTAGCGGAAGCCGGGGCGGATGCGCTTGAAGATCCGGGGGACCGTCTCGACGTTGTGCGCCAGCACCTCGGGGCGGGACGAGAAGACCTCGGCCAGCTGGTCGGGCTTGGCGTTGAAGTCGGGGATCAGCAGCTCGACGCCGGTGTCCGGCATCAGGCCGTGGATCTGGCGGACGGTCTCGGCGTACAGCCAGGCGCCGCCGTCCTCCAGGTCGTCGCGGGCCACGCCGGTGATCGTCGCGTACTTGAGCTCCATGGACCGTACGGATTCGGCCACGCGGCGGGGCTCGTCGCGGTCCAGGGCCTGCGGCTTGCCGGTGTCGATCTGGCAGAAGTCACAGCGCCGGGTGCACTGGTCGCCGCCGATGAGGAACGTCGCCTCGCGGTCCTCCCAGCACTCGTAGATGTTGGGACAGCCCGCTTCCTGGCACACCGTGTGCAGGCCCTCGCGCTTCACCAGACCCTGGAGCTCGGTGTACTCGGGGCCCATCTTCGCCCGGGTCTTGATCCATTCGGGCTTGCGCTCGATGGGGGTCTGGGCGTTCCGGACCTCAAGGCGCAGCATCTTGCGTCCGTCGGGTGCGACAGCGGACACTCCGGCTCCCTATGACTTCGATTCTTCGGCGGACACCAGGGTACGCCCGTTCGTTCTGATGTTCTTACGCCCGGGGAACCGGCGAGACGGCGGTGGCATTCCCGGAGGGGGGCGGGGCGGCGGCCCCTGGGGGCGCGGACGTGACGGTGGCGTCAGGTGGCCGAAACCGGCCGTCGCCATCCCGCGGCCCGGCCCGCTACACCGCCCGCGGCAGCGGCTCGGCCGTCTCCAGGACCTCCCGCAGGTGCTTCTCCACGACGGGCAGCACCTCGCCGACGGTGACCCGCCGGCCCAGCTCGTTCGAGAGCGACGTCACTCCGGCGTCCCGGATGCCGCACGGCACGATGCGGTCGAACCAGGTGTTGTCGGGGTCGCAGTTCAGGGCGAAGCCGTGCATGGTGACGCCCTTGGCGATGCGGATGCCGATCGCGGCGAGCTTGCGGTCCTCGCCGCGCTGGCCGGCGTTGGAGGGGGCGTACTCGGGGCCGCTGAGGCGCGGGTCGAACTCGTCGTCCGCCGGGCGGGGGGCCGCGAGGTCCAGCTGCAGGCCGCTGGCCGCGAGCCGCTCGCGCGCCTCGCCGAGGACCCAGACGCCGCTGCGGCCCTCGACCCGGGTGGTGGCCAGTCCGAACTCCGCGCAGGCCCGGATCAGGGCCTCCTCCAGCCGGCGGACGTGCGCGATGACGTCCACCGGGCGCGGGAGCTTGAGGATCGGGTAGCCGACGAGCTGGCCCGGGCCATGCCAGGTGATCTTGCCGCCGCGGTCCACGTCGACGACCGGCGTCCCGTCCAGGGGGCGCTCGCTGTCCTCCGTGCGCCGTCCGGCCGTGTAGACCGCCGGGTGCTCCACCATCAGGCAGGTGTCCGGGATCTCGTCCGCGAACCGGGCCGCGTGGACGCGGCGCTGCTCCTGC is a window from the Streptomyces mobaraensis genome containing:
- a CDS encoding SCO2195 family GlnR-regulated protein — translated: MQAAPARATTATAAHSFSALPSTLAVRPPSVTGALLALERLLLRGGQRTARRNAWTAVLEDRRRAKDRREAQHLLETAVLEAAAAPGPQDT
- the lipA gene encoding lipoyl synthase, encoding MSAVAPDGRKMLRLEVRNAQTPIERKPEWIKTRAKMGPEYTELQGLVKREGLHTVCQEAGCPNIYECWEDREATFLIGGDQCTRRCDFCQIDTGKPQALDRDEPRRVAESVRSMELKYATITGVARDDLEDGGAWLYAETVRQIHGLMPDTGVELLIPDFNAKPDQLAEVFSSRPEVLAHNVETVPRIFKRIRPGFRYERSLEVITKAREAGLVTKSNLILGMGEEREEITQALRDLHEAGCELITITQYLRPSPRHHPVERWVKPQEFVELQQEAEEIGYAGVMSGPLVRSSYRAGRLYRQAIEKRSEAAA
- the lipB gene encoding lipoyl(octanoyl) transferase LipB is translated as MSELRFVHLGFGADAVEYQEAWQEQRRVHAARFADEIPDTCLMVEHPAVYTAGRRTEDSERPLDGTPVVDVDRGGKITWHGPGQLVGYPILKLPRPVDVIAHVRRLEEALIRACAEFGLATTRVEGRSGVWVLGEARERLAASGLQLDLAAPRPADDEFDPRLSGPEYAPSNAGQRGEDRKLAAIGIRIAKGVTMHGFALNCDPDNTWFDRIVPCGIRDAGVTSLSNELGRRVTVGEVLPVVEKHLREVLETAEPLPRAV